The sequence below is a genomic window from Bos javanicus breed banteng chromosome 5, ARS-OSU_banteng_1.0, whole genome shotgun sequence.
CTATCTTTGGCAATTCCCTGGTGTGTCTGGTCATCCACCGCAGCAGGAGGACTCAGTCCACCACCAATTACTTTGTGGTGTCCCTGGCATGCGCTGACCTTCTGGTCAGCGTGGCCAGCACGCCTTTTGTCCTGCTGCAGTTCTCCACCGGCCGCTGGACCCTGGGCAGCGCCATGTGCAGGGCGGTGCGTTACTTTCAGTATCTCACCCCAGGTGTCCAGATCTACGTGCTCCTGTCCATCTGCATAGACCGGTTCTACACCATCGTCTACCCACTGAGCTTCAAGGTGTCCAGAGAGAAAGCCAAGAAGATGATCGCCGCATCCTGGATCTTCGAGGCGACCTTTGTGACCCCTGTGTTGTTCTTCTACGGCTCCAGCTGGGACAGCCACTGCAActatttccttccctcctcctgggaAGGAACCGCCTACACTGTCATCCATTTCTTGGTGAGCTTTGTGATCCCGTGCATCCTCATAATCTTATTTTACCAGAAGGTCATAAAATACATTTGGAGAATCGGCACTGATGGCCGGACAGTGAGGCGGACCATGAACATTGTCCCAAggacaaaagtgaaaacaatcaAGATGTTCCTTATTTTAAATCTGCTCTTTTTGCTCTCCTGGCTGCCTTTTCATGTCGCTCAGCTGTGGCACCCCCATGAACGAGACTATAAGAAAAGTTCCCTTGTGTTCACTGCTATCACGTGGATATCCTTTAGTTCCTCAGCCTCTAAACCTACTCTGTATTCCATTTATAATGCCAATTTTAGGAGAGGCATGAAAGAGACTTTCTGCATGTCCTCGATGAAGTGTTACCGAAGCAATGCCTATACTATCACAACCAGTTCAAGGATGGCCAAAAAAAACTATGTCGGCATCTCAGAAATCCCTCCATCGGCCAGAACTATAACCAAAGACTCGATCTATGATTCGTTTGACAGGGAAGCCAAGGGAAAAAAGCTTGCTTGGCCCATTAATTCAAATCCGCCAAATACTTTTGTCTGATTTCTCAGAATTCTTTCAATTATTATTATGCACCAGAGGTTAAAAATTTAACTATAAAAACAagctatttatgtattttttcaatcAATTTTCTGAGGGAAATGTTTTATTATGTAGAATGCATTCACTATTGAttttagtttttgtcttttttaatttagttgcTTTTTGTTTTAGAGGAAGCTTTTCACCTTGAGCTTATTTATGGTCAACAGTCCCTTTACTATATTAGttacatgcattaaaaaaaaaaaaaaaagaatgctttctGACTTTTTATTTACTATTAGGTCCAAAAAGCATAACAGTCTTTGATTGATGATTTAACCTGAttttattctgtttcctttttctcctccctaCTGAATTTTTGTTAACTATAGGCTTCTGTTCCAAATCAAATCTCCTGTGTGACACATTTC
It includes:
- the GPR19 gene encoding probable G-protein coupled receptor 19, whose translation is MNMVFAHRMDNSKPPLVVPTLLVPLHNHSCAETTTPLPSRDLTELSPEHSWRSNRTDPQYGPNPGEVATASIFFGALWLFSIFGNSLVCLVIHRSRRTQSTTNYFVVSLACADLLVSVASTPFVLLQFSTGRWTLGSAMCRAVRYFQYLTPGVQIYVLLSICIDRFYTIVYPLSFKVSREKAKKMIAASWIFEATFVTPVLFFYGSSWDSHCNYFLPSSWEGTAYTVIHFLVSFVIPCILIILFYQKVIKYIWRIGTDGRTVRRTMNIVPRTKVKTIKMFLILNLLFLLSWLPFHVAQLWHPHERDYKKSSLVFTAITWISFSSSASKPTLYSIYNANFRRGMKETFCMSSMKCYRSNAYTITTSSRMAKKNYVGISEIPPSARTITKDSIYDSFDREAKGKKLAWPINSNPPNTFV